A portion of the Algimonas porphyrae genome contains these proteins:
- the ssb gene encoding single-stranded DNA-binding protein yields MAGSVNKVILVGNLGADPEVRTFGNGGKVAKLRMATSETWKDRQSGERREKTEWHTVEVFGEGLVGVIERYVNKGSKLYIEGQLTTEKWQDRDGNDRYTTKVKVAGPNSNLTMLDSRSSGGGGGGGRSGGGGDFNQDRGYNQGGGSRSAANMDGPKGDFDLDDEIPF; encoded by the coding sequence ATGGCAGGTTCAGTCAATAAGGTCATTCTCGTCGGCAATCTCGGAGCCGATCCCGAAGTTCGCACCTTCGGCAATGGCGGCAAGGTCGCCAAATTGCGCATGGCCACATCCGAAACATGGAAAGACCGGCAGAGCGGCGAACGCCGAGAGAAAACAGAATGGCATACGGTCGAAGTCTTCGGCGAAGGCCTGGTCGGCGTCATCGAACGCTACGTCAATAAAGGCTCCAAGCTCTATATCGAAGGTCAGCTGACAACCGAGAAGTGGCAGGACCGGGACGGCAATGACCGCTACACGACCAAGGTCAAGGTCGCGGGCCCGAACAGCAACCTGACGATGCTGGACAGCCGCAGTTCCGGCGGCGGTGGTGGCGGTGGCCGAAGCGGTGGCGGCGGCGACTTTAATCAGGATCGCGGCTATAATCAGGGCGGCGGCTCCCGCTCGGCGGCGAATATGGACGGGCCGAAGGGCGACTTCGACCTGGACGACGAGATCCCGTTCTAG
- a CDS encoding rhodanese-related sulfurtransferase, with protein MTYTVAALYKFVSLPDHKNLQPWLKAMGDMLNISGTLLLANEGINGTIAGRSHDIDAILTYMRADPRLSDLDVKFSDSADQPFLRFKVRLKREIVTIGRSDVDPTCRVGTYVQPENWNDVITDPNTVLIDTRNDYEVAVGTFRGAINPNTESFRDFPQWVADNRPQLEGRRIAMFCTGGIRCEKASSYMLGEGFPEVMHLKGGILKYLETQSPKDSLWDGDCFVFDQRVAVGHGLSETDWSQCFACRMPLSPDDLQNPSYRKGVSCPHCADADTDKSRFEERQKQIDLAQTRDMVHLGRQT; from the coding sequence ATGACCTACACCGTCGCCGCCCTCTACAAATTTGTCAGTCTTCCGGATCACAAGAACCTTCAGCCTTGGTTGAAGGCGATGGGCGATATGCTGAATATCTCCGGCACCTTGCTACTGGCCAATGAAGGCATCAATGGTACGATTGCAGGCCGATCTCACGATATCGATGCCATTCTAACCTATATGCGGGCCGACCCCCGACTGTCTGATCTCGATGTGAAGTTCAGTGACAGTGCGGACCAGCCCTTTCTGCGTTTCAAAGTCCGTCTCAAGCGCGAAATCGTCACGATCGGCCGCTCAGATGTCGACCCGACCTGCCGGGTCGGCACCTATGTCCAGCCTGAAAACTGGAATGATGTGATTACAGACCCCAATACGGTGCTGATCGATACGCGCAATGATTATGAGGTCGCCGTCGGCACATTTCGCGGTGCCATCAATCCGAACACAGAATCCTTCCGCGACTTTCCGCAATGGGTCGCTGACAATCGCCCGCAGCTCGAGGGCAGGCGTATCGCCATGTTCTGCACCGGCGGAATACGGTGCGAAAAAGCCTCATCCTACATGCTCGGTGAAGGCTTTCCGGAGGTCATGCATCTGAAAGGCGGCATCCTCAAATATCTCGAGACCCAGTCGCCCAAGGACAGTCTCTGGGACGGAGACTGCTTCGTGTTCGATCAGCGCGTTGCCGTTGGGCATGGCCTGTCGGAAACGGACTGGTCGCAGTGTTTTGCCTGTCGCATGCCGCTCTCACCAGACGACCTGCAGAACCCGAGCTACAGGAAGGGCGTGAGCTGTCCGCATTGCGCCGACGCTGATACGGACAAGTCGCGTTTTGAAGAGCGCCAGAAACAGATCGATCTCGCGCAGACACGCGACATGGTCCATCTCGGTCGACAGACGTGA
- the proC gene encoding pyrroline-5-carboxylate reductase — translation MAQTHLIVGAGNMGGALLSSWVGDSLVNPRNLVILDPKPGSEAVYLIERGARHIEDADDIPKSVRVVLLAIKPQLFTGLSRKLAAALPAEPLIISIMAGTATDTLARAFPDAIIVRAMPNTPAAVGRGITAYAAGDSLSEEQAKLCEALLGANGEVIRVADDRAIDAVTAISGSGPAYIFHLCEALTDAAMQVGFDAKTAAQLARATLTGSSALLEASERSATELREAVTSPGGTTQAALDVLMADGALINLMRQTVQAAFDRAQELSG, via the coding sequence ATGGCGCAGACTCACCTCATCGTTGGTGCTGGCAATATGGGCGGGGCTCTCCTGTCCAGCTGGGTGGGGGACTCGCTGGTCAATCCGCGCAACCTTGTCATTCTCGACCCCAAGCCGGGCAGTGAGGCGGTCTATCTGATCGAACGCGGCGCACGGCATATCGAGGATGCCGACGATATTCCGAAATCGGTGCGCGTTGTCTTGCTGGCGATCAAGCCGCAGCTTTTTACTGGCCTCAGCCGTAAATTGGCGGCCGCTCTTCCGGCCGAACCCCTCATCATTTCCATCATGGCCGGCACGGCGACCGATACGCTGGCCCGCGCCTTTCCCGACGCGATTATCGTCAGAGCCATGCCGAATACGCCCGCGGCTGTCGGCAGAGGCATCACGGCCTATGCGGCGGGTGACAGTCTGTCCGAGGAGCAGGCCAAGCTATGCGAGGCCCTGCTCGGTGCGAATGGCGAGGTCATCCGTGTGGCGGACGACCGTGCGATCGATGCTGTGACTGCCATATCGGGATCCGGTCCGGCCTATATCTTCCACCTCTGCGAAGCTCTCACCGATGCCGCCATGCAGGTCGGATTCGACGCCAAGACAGCGGCGCAGCTTGCCCGGGCGACACTGACGGGATCCAGCGCATTGCTTGAAGCATCCGAGCGGTCTGCAACGGAACTCCGCGAAGCCGTCACCTCCCCGGGTGGCACGACACAGGCGGCTCTGGACGTGTTGATGGCGGATGGCGCACTGATCAACCTGATGCGTCAAACCGTGCAGGCGGCGTTCGATCGCGCGCAGGAACTGTCGGGCTGA
- a CDS encoding YbjN domain-containing protein — MAFADDRCIRPVPTLKAAPRLRSNPIETFIRIAVAENYAYERIGDHEVHISLHGLWCDHDLSLSWNSKEEQLSLFILFDGRVPGGRSDAICRLLSLLNERLAAGHFDFWQRNGNLVFRHSVSLRGGAALSLDQALDVMS; from the coding sequence ATGGCATTTGCCGACGACCGTTGTATCAGACCCGTGCCGACCTTGAAGGCTGCGCCCCGGCTCCGTTCGAATCCGATCGAGACCTTCATCCGCATCGCTGTAGCCGAGAACTACGCCTATGAGCGGATTGGCGATCATGAGGTTCACATCAGTCTGCATGGTCTGTGGTGCGATCACGATCTCTCGCTGTCCTGGAATTCCAAGGAAGAACAGCTCTCCCTTTTCATTCTATTCGATGGTCGCGTACCGGGCGGACGGTCCGATGCGATCTGCCGCCTCCTGTCACTACTGAATGAGCGGCTGGCAGCGGGTCATTTCGATTTCTGGCAACGCAACGGCAATCTCGTCTTCCGTCACTCCGTCTCATTACGAGGCGGCGCGGCCTTGTCGCTCGATCAGGCGCTCGACGTCATGAGTTAG
- a CDS encoding DUF1428 domain-containing protein: MPYIDVFMAAVPRARKADYIAHAEQFGQMFKRYGALDYREAWAEDVPDGEVTSMPMAVQKNDDEDVVVGWTIWADKATRDKAWTDCETDPVMKEFGSTMPFDGKRLIYGGFDQIVGD, from the coding sequence ATGCCCTATATCGATGTCTTCATGGCCGCTGTGCCGCGGGCGCGCAAAGCGGACTATATCGCTCACGCCGAACAGTTCGGACAAATGTTCAAGCGTTACGGCGCGCTCGACTACCGCGAAGCCTGGGCCGAGGACGTGCCGGACGGCGAGGTGACCTCCATGCCGATGGCCGTGCAGAAAAACGATGATGAAGACGTTGTCGTGGGTTGGACGATCTGGGCCGACAAAGCCACGCGTGACAAGGCTTGGACCGACTGCGAGACGGATCCGGTCATGAAGGAATTCGGGTCCACCATGCCATTTGACGGTAAACGCCTCATCTATGGCGGCTTCGACCAGATCGTCGGGGATTAG
- a CDS encoding response regulator, with the protein MDKQATYIERSDTHVLVIDDDDRIRDLLARYLGRAGYRVSTARDAADARAKMEGLSYDLLIVDVMMPGEDGVALIADLRTHLDIPMILLTALGDPAHRIRGLKAGADDYLAKPFEPEELLLRMDAIFRRTGRKTVSDRIRFGAFEYSLENSVLMKEGEIVRLTTSETALLDLLARQGSGTVSRYMLSQNVNGDSERAVDVQMTRLRRKLEPNPSEPQYLLTVRGKGYRLVAEPALDPAAR; encoded by the coding sequence TTGGACAAGCAAGCCACCTATATCGAACGCAGCGACACGCATGTGCTGGTGATCGACGATGACGACCGGATTCGTGATCTCCTGGCGCGCTATCTGGGGCGAGCGGGTTATCGTGTCTCGACGGCCCGGGACGCGGCGGATGCGCGCGCCAAGATGGAAGGTCTGTCCTATGATCTGCTGATCGTCGATGTGATGATGCCGGGCGAGGATGGTGTCGCCCTGATTGCCGATCTGCGTACCCATCTGGACATTCCGATGATCCTGCTGACAGCGCTGGGCGATCCGGCGCACAGGATCCGGGGCCTCAAAGCGGGTGCGGACGACTATCTGGCAAAGCCATTCGAACCCGAAGAGCTTCTGCTGCGGATGGACGCGATTTTTCGCCGGACGGGCCGCAAGACGGTCAGTGACCGCATCCGTTTCGGTGCGTTCGAATATAGCTTGGAAAACAGCGTGCTGATGAAAGAGGGGGAGATTGTCCGCCTGACGACCAGTGAAACGGCGCTGCTTGATCTCCTGGCCCGTCAGGGCAGCGGAACCGTGTCGCGCTACATGCTGTCGCAGAACGTCAATGGTGATAGCGAACGCGCCGTCGATGTGCAGATGACCCGCCTTCGCCGCAAGCTGGAGCCCAATCCGTCGGAGCCGCAATATCTGCTGACGGTGCGGGGAAAAGGCTACAGGCTGGTGGCTGAACCTGCGCTGGACCCGGCGGCGCGGTAA
- a CDS encoding ATP-binding protein produces MAGRPSLKQFVPKSIFGRSLLIIILPVVVMQMIVAYIFFNAHWATVTANLTESVAADVAVATELYSRDPSIDTAKALDDLLRPDMQLSVRLKPGEALPQSRRRNFFSVLDQSIGRALANAIDEPFWFDTTRYPHHIDIRVAVDEGVLQFYAARDRVFAPTGFVFIFWLVTATILLTLVSVLYIRRQSVPIRELADAADAFGKGQDVSNYKPHGAAEVRRAGQSFMRMRQRIRRHLDQRTLMLAGVSHDLRTPLTRLKLALSMAETKEDIAEARHDVDEMEAMLSAYLDFAHGAGRGDAIPVRLDELLLTLGEEESVPVTVSEPVTIDARPQQIRRAVLNLVNNARKYARDPSIALWTTPDHLLIRIDDAGPGIPEDKREDVLRPFARMDDARTQNVEGVGLGLAVARDIAQIHGGRLKLDDSPRGGLRATIQLPR; encoded by the coding sequence ATGGCGGGACGCCCTAGCCTGAAGCAATTCGTGCCCAAGTCGATCTTCGGGCGCAGCCTTCTGATCATCATCCTGCCCGTCGTGGTGATGCAGATGATCGTGGCCTATATTTTCTTCAATGCGCATTGGGCGACGGTAACGGCCAATCTGACCGAGTCGGTGGCCGCCGATGTCGCAGTCGCAACGGAGCTTTACAGCCGCGACCCGTCCATCGACACGGCGAAAGCGCTGGATGATCTGCTCCGGCCCGATATGCAGCTCTCGGTCCGTTTGAAGCCTGGGGAAGCGCTGCCGCAATCGCGTCGGCGAAACTTCTTTTCCGTGCTGGATCAGTCGATCGGTCGCGCCCTGGCCAATGCCATTGATGAGCCTTTCTGGTTCGACACGACACGCTACCCGCACCATATCGATATCCGCGTCGCGGTCGATGAAGGGGTGCTGCAATTTTATGCCGCCCGCGACCGTGTCTTTGCGCCGACGGGGTTCGTCTTCATCTTCTGGCTGGTGACGGCGACGATCCTGCTGACGCTGGTGTCAGTTCTCTATATCCGGCGACAAAGCGTTCCGATCCGCGAACTGGCAGACGCAGCTGACGCTTTCGGTAAAGGGCAGGATGTGTCCAACTACAAGCCGCACGGGGCAGCCGAAGTGCGTCGGGCCGGTCAGTCATTCATGCGGATGCGGCAGCGTATTCGTCGCCATCTGGATCAACGCACATTGATGCTGGCCGGTGTGAGCCATGACCTGCGGACGCCACTGACCCGCCTCAAGCTGGCGCTGTCCATGGCCGAAACCAAGGAGGATATCGCCGAAGCGCGCCATGATGTCGACGAAATGGAAGCGATGCTGTCGGCCTATCTCGATTTTGCGCATGGGGCGGGGCGCGGGGACGCCATTCCCGTCCGACTGGATGAGCTGCTGCTCACCCTCGGGGAGGAGGAGTCCGTGCCGGTTACCGTGTCCGAACCCGTGACCATCGATGCGCGACCGCAGCAGATTCGCCGTGCCGTACTTAACCTGGTCAATAATGCTCGCAAATATGCGCGCGACCCCTCGATCGCTCTCTGGACGACACCGGATCACCTTCTGATCCGGATCGACGATGCCGGTCCGGGCATTCCGGAAGATAAGCGTGAAGATGTGCTGCGGCCCTTTGCGCGCATGGATGATGCCCGCACGCAGAATGTCGAGGGTGTCGGTCTGGGACTTGCCGTGGCGCGCGACATTGCGCAGATTCATGGAGGGCGGCTAAAGCTCGATGACAGTCCAAGAGGGGGATTGCGCGCGACAATACAGTTGCCGCGCTAG
- a CDS encoding glutathione S-transferase N-terminal domain-containing protein: MTQPVLYSFRRCPFAMRARMALDAAEIAVAHREVLLRDKPAAMLAASPKGTVPVLVLPDGTVIDESLDIMIWALSRHDPEGWTSETEADRRDVEQFLEAFKDRLDRYKYASRYDESIAREAVDHKQRAEALAVLLDFASNLSHTTFLRADRPRLIDVATFPFVRQFAAVEPDWWAASIPQDLQDWLKHWLESDRFQRIMTKHRVWTPESTG; encoded by the coding sequence GTGACACAACCCGTCCTCTATTCCTTTCGGCGCTGTCCCTTTGCCATGCGGGCCAGGATGGCGCTGGACGCGGCGGAGATTGCGGTCGCCCATCGCGAGGTCCTGCTGCGGGACAAACCCGCCGCCATGCTCGCCGCTTCGCCCAAGGGAACCGTCCCCGTCCTCGTCCTGCCAGACGGCACAGTCATCGATGAAAGCCTGGACATCATGATATGGGCCCTGTCCCGCCATGACCCGGAAGGCTGGACGAGCGAGACCGAAGCGGATCGTCGAGACGTCGAGCAGTTTCTGGAAGCTTTCAAGGACCGGCTCGACCGCTACAAATATGCCAGTCGCTACGACGAGAGCATCGCGCGCGAAGCCGTCGATCACAAGCAGCGGGCCGAAGCCCTTGCCGTCCTGCTCGATTTTGCCTCCAATCTCTCGCACACGACATTTCTACGTGCCGACAGGCCACGGCTGATCGATGTCGCGACATTCCCGTTCGTGCGTCAGTTCGCCGCCGTTGAACCTGACTGGTGGGCTGCCAGCATTCCGCAAGATTTGCAGGACTGGTTGAAACACTGGTTAGAGTCGGATCGTTTTCAACGCATCATGACGAAACATAGGGTCTGGACACCTGAATCGACGGGCTGA
- a CDS encoding branched-chain amino acid aminotransferase, protein MLEKPYHDRDGHIWVDGSFVDWRDANIHLLTHSLHYGSAVFEGDRAYDGKIFRLTNHSARLKRSAEHLGYEIPYSVEEIDQACLDALAKSGLGDAYVRPVAWRGSEMMGVASKNNVIHLAVATWHWGNYFPDKMKGIRLMISDWKRPAPDTIPCKSKAAGLYMICTLAKDKAAATGWDDALMYDYRGRVAECTGAHIFFVRDGELHTPTNDILLEGITYDTVIKLAEKRGITVHRRDIYPSEISHFEQCFVVGTAAEVTPVREI, encoded by the coding sequence ATGCTGGAAAAACCCTATCACGACCGTGACGGCCATATCTGGGTCGATGGGTCGTTCGTGGACTGGCGCGACGCCAATATCCACCTTCTGACACATTCCCTGCACTATGGTTCCGCCGTATTCGAAGGCGACCGCGCCTATGACGGCAAGATTTTCCGTCTGACCAATCATTCAGCCCGACTGAAACGCTCTGCCGAGCATCTCGGCTACGAAATCCCCTATTCGGTCGAAGAAATCGATCAGGCCTGCCTCGACGCGCTCGCCAAGTCCGGACTGGGCGACGCCTATGTGCGGCCCGTCGCCTGGCGTGGCAGCGAAATGATGGGAGTGGCGTCGAAGAACAATGTCATCCATCTGGCTGTCGCGACCTGGCACTGGGGCAACTACTTCCCCGACAAGATGAAGGGCATCCGGCTGATGATCTCGGACTGGAAACGCCCGGCACCCGATACGATCCCATGCAAATCCAAAGCGGCGGGTCTCTACATGATCTGCACGCTGGCCAAGGACAAGGCGGCGGCAACGGGTTGGGACGACGCGCTGATGTATGATTATCGCGGTCGCGTCGCTGAATGTACGGGCGCGCATATCTTCTTTGTCCGTGACGGAGAGCTCCACACACCCACAAACGATATCCTGCTCGAAGGCATCACTTATGACACGGTGATCAAGCTCGCCGAAAAACGCGGTATCACCGTGCATCGGCGCGACATCTATCCCAGCGAAATTTCGCATTTCGAACAATGCTTCGTCGTCGGTACAGCAGCGGAAGTGACCCCTGTGCGCGAGATTTAG